TTTTGATCCCCGAATTCTACAAACCACACCTGAGGTAATTGATCAACATTTTAAGACATATCTTGATTTTGGAAAGAAAGAGAAGAATTGGATCTTCAATTTAGGACATGGATTACTTCCATCTATTCCAGAATCAAATGTAAAACATCTAGTTAATTTGGTTAAAAATTCAGATTGGAATCGATAGATTTTGTTTTATGATATAATTACATTAAATTTGTCTCTTTATTCCTTGTAAAAAAACAGGTAATAAAGAGATGAATTTAAAATGTTACATGAAATTCATCGTAATTTTTCAAAGAAGATTCGACCCAATTTTATTGGATCGTTTTTTTTTTGATTAAAAATTACGTTACTATGAAAACTGCAATTACACTTCAGAACAACTTTATTTCACCTCTATTTCAATCAAGACAGAACAATTCAAATCCTCAAAATAGGCTTTCTAAATGGTCTAAAGTATCATTATATTTAGATAGCTGTGCAAATACAACAAGAGCAATTAGACTAATGACAGTAGGTATCTTGTTAACTTTCACAATACTTACATTTACGTCTCTAATGACTACCGAATTAAATAACGATCTTATTTTGGGAGGGCTTTCAATATTGATCTTTTCAATGTCTCTATTAGAAAAGAAATATATCGATCGTTCAGAAAGATTAAAGAAATATATCTATTCAAGATAGTTCCAGGCGAACTCATTGGAGGCACAAAACCAGTAGAATATATTTTATTGAGATACATAAATATATCCTTTATATGTTTTAAACTACTGTTATGACTAGATATATATAGTATGAGGTGCTTTTATTCAATAAAGAGAGAATAAAAACACCTCATATTAAAAACACTACTTTATTTCAGCTAAACTCTCTTTGCATGCCTGAATAGTCTTATCCAATTGTTCATACGAAAGGCTATTCGATAAAAAGTACGACTCAAAAGATGAAGGAGGAAGGTAGATTCCTCTTTTTAACATCTGATGAAAAAAGATTGGGAATTTTTCATTATTTGCAGTTGCTGACGTCTCAAAATCTATAACATCTACATCTGTAAAGAAGATACTAATCATAGATCCCATTGAGTTAATCTTATAATTAACACCACTCTCGTCAAACACCTGAATAAGCCCTTTTCTTAAATATTCAGTCTTATCAGATAGCTCTTGATATATAGAAGGGTTTTCATTCAACTCTTTTAAAAGAGTATATCCTGCAGTCATTGCAATAGGGTTACCAGAAAGAGTTCCTGCCTGATAAACAGGACCAACTGGAGAAACCACATCCATTATCTCTTTTCTACCACCATAAGCACCTACTGGCATTCCTCCTCCAATGACTTTACCATAGGTAACAAGATCTGCATCGATCCCTAAGAATTCTTGAGCACCTCCACGTGCTAAGCGAAACCCAGTCATTACTTCATCAAATATCAACAAAATATTATGCTCTGTACATAAAGAACGGACTCCTTTTATAAAATCCATATCAGGAGGAACACATCCCATATTTCCTGCCACAGGCTCAATTATAATAGCAGCAATCTCACCTAGATTTTCAGAAATAAGTTTCTTTACACTCTCAAGATTGTTATATTCAGCTGTTAATGTATCTTTTGCAGTCCCAGCAGTAACACCAGGAGAATTAGGCTCTCCGAAAGTAGAAGCTCCACTACCGGCCTTTATTAAGAAAGAGTCAGAGTGACCATGATAGCAACCGACAAACTTTATAAACTTGTCTTTGCCTGTATATCCCCTAGCAACACGAATAGCACTCATACATGCTTCGGTTCCTGAGTTTACCATACGAACCATGTCCACATTGGGTGCCATCTTACAAATAAGTTCAGCAATGGTATATTCTAACTCTGTTGGAGCACCAAAAGAAGTCGAATTATCTACTGCTTTTTTTACAGCATCAATAATTGGTTGATGTGCATGACCAAGAATCATTGGTCCCCAAGAACCGATATAGTCGATATACTCATTTCCATCCACATCGATCATTACACTTCCTTTTGCTTTCTCAAAAAATATCGGAGTGCCTCCAACTGAATTGAAAGCTCTAACAGGTGAATTCACACCACCTGGTATATACTTCTTAGAAACATCAAATAGTTCTGAACTTCTTTTATATTGGTACATAATTATGTATATTTAATTTCTAACACAAGACTTAATAATTCTCTATTATTAGATCAATCATCGATTCTATTGAAGGCTCATTCGCAACTTTCACTCTATCTGTAAATTTATAGAGAGCTGCAGCTGTAGTTGGACCAATAGCATAACAATCACAATCTATATTGTCGTATTGACTAAAAAAAGAATCAACAGCAGAAGGAGAAGCAAAAAGAACAATATCATAGTTTATCACATCTATTTCAACTTCACAATCAATAGTATCATAAACTTCAATAGCCTCATAACGAATATGCTTACTTTTAAGGTAAGATTCTAACAAGGGGTGTCTTCTTTTCCCACAAAAATAAGTTATTCCTCGAATATCTGTATGTTGATTGATTAATTCTATTATCCCTTCACTATTTTGTTTTGAAGGTGCTATAACATTTACATGACTCTTCTTTAGTAGCTGAAGAGTTTTATCTCCAACAGCAATACAACCTCTACTCTTCAATATCCCTAAGCAATCTTCATTACTTAGTAAATATTTAAATGCATTTTGGCTTGTAAATACTACATATGGATACCATAATGGCTCAGAAAAAGGAACACCTATCGTTTTAATAAAAGGAACAATATCAATTTTTATATTAGGATGTTTCTGTTCTATCAATCCTTTATGAATATTGTCAATGGATTTAGTCAAGAGAATACTTTTCATTTTTACAATAAACCTAATAATTGAACCACAATGATAACAAATACCATAGATGCGGGATAAACAGTAGCGTAAGCAATCGATGGTGCTTCACTATCTGTCATCGAATCAATAGCAGCAAGGCCTGGAGTACTAGTCATTGAACCAGTCAATCCTCCTAGCATTGTTAAAATGTCGATCTTAAGTATTCTCTTACCTACAAAGACTCCCAGAATCATAGGAAATAGCGTTATTGCTCCTCCAACCAAAAATAGCTCAAAGCCATATTGTTCAAATGTGGATACAATCTGACCACCAGCACTAGTACCTACGGAAGATAAAAAAAGGAGTAGTCCAAGCTGACGAAGAAGATTGTTCGCAGCTCCAGTCATTGTCCAAACAATAGGACCACTCTTACCTACTCTACCTAGAATAAGTGATGTTAGAAGGACACCTCCTGACAAGCCTAAGCTAAACGATAAACTAACAGCAACAAGACTTAACTTACCGACAAGAACTCCTAGTACAATCCCTAAGGAGATAGGGAAAAAATCGGTATCAGATAATCTTTTAGAATCGTCGCCAAAAGCTTCAGAAACTTGTTTTATATTATCTACCGATGCTGCAATAACCACTTTGTCGCCTAAGAGTAATTTAGTATTTGGTGTAGGGGCAAGATCAATACCAGATCTTCGTATTCTAGTAATATTTGCCGAATAAGTGTGTAATATATTAAGTTCAGCGATCGTCTTATTTACAACATCACTCTTTGTTACTAAAACAGGGCGAACATCATATCTTGGATTTAGTGGAATCTTTTTATCTATTTCAGGACCTAAAAGAAGTTCAATTTTCGACATTGCACTCTCTGGGCCAACAGCCTTAACAATATCTCCTTTCAAAAGAATGGTCTCCTTAGTCGGAGTCGTAGCCAAGCCGTCCTTGTGAAGAACTCTAGAAATAACACCCTTAGTCATTGTTCTTATCTTCAACTCAGAAAGACTTTTGCCCACCACCTTATCGTTCTCAATGACAAAAGTTTTCTTAATAAACTCAGGATTAGATACTTGTTGGGACTTTTGAAACTGTTTCTCTGCCTCTTTTATATTCAGATTCATAATCTTTGGAAGAAATCGAACAAAAAGAATTACTCCAATCACACCAAAAGGGTATGCTATTCCGTAACCTATTGACGCAAGAGGACTTCCTGTTATATCGATAGCTGCTGCAAGACCGGGAGTACTAGTTAATGCTCCAGTAAATAATCCAGACACAATATTGATATCAATATCTAATAATACAGCCAAAAGTGCAGCGATGATCCCTGCAGAAAACACAAGAACAAAAGCCAATATAATTAATGACTTTCCCTTCTCTTTGAAGGAAGAGAAAAAACCAGGGCCAGCTTGTATTCCAATAGTAAACAAAAACAACACCAACCCCATTCTTTGGAAATCTTTAGGGATAATAATACCATAATGACCAAACACTAAAGCGACAAAAATAACTGCTGAAATATCTAAAGAGATATTCTTTATCTTTATTTTACCTAAAGCAAAACCAATACTAATGATGAGAAACAGGGCAAAATAACTAGATGTCAATAGTTCCATTGAATTTTCTTTTCTTAAACAAGTTTTTTATTCCATAATAAAATTATAAAAAAACCGAACAATTAGTTGTTCGGTTTATTATATTATTTCATTAAGAAAGTCAAATCATCTTTTTCAGTTAACTCAACTGGGACCTCCCCGTGTTTAAAAATTCGACAACTTCGACTCCCTATCAAAGATAGTTTTCCATCAGCAAGTTTAAACATTGTACCTTCTCTTAAACCAGCAACAAAAATTTCCTTGTTAGCTTCTAAAAACTCTTCAATCCTCTGTTCACGAGTTTCTCCTCCATGTCCTTCTGGATTTGCATCTAAATAATGTGGATTAATCTGGAAAGGAATCATCCCACAGCAATCAAATCCAAGAGGATCCACAATAGGCATATCATTAGTCGTTTTTAGATAAGGACAAGCAACATTAGATCCAGCACTCCATCCAATATAAGGAACTCCTTCTTCTACACGTTTCTTTATCTCAGGCATCAAGTTCTGTTCATGCATCATTCGAACAAGCTGCCAAGTATTCCCTCCACCGACAACAATTGCTTCAGCCTCACGTACAGCTTTTACAGGATCATCATATCGATGTATACCTTTTATTTCGAACCCCAATTCAGAAAATCTTTCACCTACCTTTTGTTCATATTCATCAAAAGAAAATGTTACAGCAGCATATGGAATAAAAAGTGCACGCTTCACACTATCTCCTAAAAACTTCTTTATTTCATGTTTAGGATAATCAAGATATGCCTCACCTGGCATCGTCGAGTTACTAATAAGAAGTAATTGCATCATATCTTATTGTTTTAGATTAATTACGATGAAAAATTGTACAAAACAAAGATAGCGAATATTAGACACTTAAATATGTAAAAAACTCCTTATAAGCTTCAAAATAAACCAATACCAAATGTCATTGGAGTTGTCGTCGGTCCATTACCTGACTGAAATAATCCAGGTTCATAATACTTGAAATAGAACGATATAAATCCATACTTAGCTCTTGCAGAGTAAGAATAACGAAATGGGACTAACTGAAAGTCATCATGATCTTTTCTTTTTGCTGTATCTGTCTTCACTTTAGTATGTGAACCAAGTTTAATTTCGCCTGTTATCCCAACAGAAATACATAGAGGAACTCTACTTCCAGGAATCGCAAATTGGTATTGAAACATCAATGGAAATGATAGATATGTAGTAACTAATTTAGATTTAATAATGTTTTCATCGCTTAGGGATACAGGCTGCACCATACCTCCTTTATCCTCTATTGTGTATGATTGATTAAAACGATAATTATTCCAAGTAACCCCCAATCCGGTGAATAAACCGATACGATTATTTGTACGAGAAAGCCCAATCGGTAATCTAAATAAATTTAGAGCAAACTCGGTAGACTTATTGTTGTCAATATCCATAAAATCATTTGATACGGGATACATTTCATAAGATGTATTCATTAATGAATTCACTCCAATATCAATCAAAGACCAACGAGCTCTAAACTTCTTCGAATAGTTTTTTCGAGTATCATGACCAAAAATATTTATAATATCGTCGAAACCCGAATCGGATAAGA
The Prolixibacteraceae bacterium DNA segment above includes these coding regions:
- a CDS encoding uroporphyrinogen-III synthase encodes the protein MKSILLTKSIDNIHKGLIEQKHPNIKIDIVPFIKTIGVPFSEPLWYPYVVFTSQNAFKYLLSNEDCLGILKSRGCIAVGDKTLQLLKKSHVNVIAPSKQNSEGIIELINQHTDIRGITYFCGKRRHPLLESYLKSKHIRYEAIEVYDTIDCEVEIDVINYDIVLFASPSAVDSFFSQYDNIDCDCYAIGPTTAAALYKFTDRVKVANEPSIESMIDLIIENY
- a CDS encoding transporter; this translates as MELLTSSYFALFLIISIGFALGKIKIKNISLDISAVIFVALVFGHYGIIIPKDFQRMGLVLFLFTIGIQAGPGFFSSFKEKGKSLIILAFVLVFSAGIIAALLAVLLDIDINIVSGLFTGALTSTPGLAAAIDITGSPLASIGYGIAYPFGVIGVILFVRFLPKIMNLNIKEAEKQFQKSQQVSNPEFIKKTFVIENDKVVGKSLSELKIRTMTKGVISRVLHKDGLATTPTKETILLKGDIVKAVGPESAMSKIELLLGPEIDKKIPLNPRYDVRPVLVTKSDVVNKTIAELNILHTYSANITRIRRSGIDLAPTPNTKLLLGDKVVIAASVDNIKQVSEAFGDDSKRLSDTDFFPISLGIVLGVLVGKLSLVAVSLSFSLGLSGGVLLTSLILGRVGKSGPIVWTMTGAANNLLRQLGLLLFLSSVGTSAGGQIVSTFEQYGFELFLVGGAITLFPMILGVFVGKRILKIDILTMLGGLTGSMTSTPGLAAIDSMTDSEAPSIAYATVYPASMVFVIIVVQLLGLL
- the hemL gene encoding glutamate-1-semialdehyde 2,1-aminomutase — protein: MYQYKRSSELFDVSKKYIPGGVNSPVRAFNSVGGTPIFFEKAKGSVMIDVDGNEYIDYIGSWGPMILGHAHQPIIDAVKKAVDNSTSFGAPTELEYTIAELICKMAPNVDMVRMVNSGTEACMSAIRVARGYTGKDKFIKFVGCYHGHSDSFLIKAGSGASTFGEPNSPGVTAGTAKDTLTAEYNNLESVKKLISENLGEIAAIIIEPVAGNMGCVPPDMDFIKGVRSLCTEHNILLIFDEVMTGFRLARGGAQEFLGIDADLVTYGKVIGGGMPVGAYGGRKEIMDVVSPVGPVYQAGTLSGNPIAMTAGYTLLKELNENPSIYQELSDKTEYLRKGLIQVFDESGVNYKINSMGSMISIFFTDVDVIDFETSATANNEKFPIFFHQMLKRGIYLPPSSFESYFLSNSLSYEQLDKTIQACKESLAEIK
- a CDS encoding PorT family protein, whose amino-acid sequence is MRYYLLIILVFLCNTYLYAFNPCYHDLSENMDTVVVSPQKVSSNPSVQDTIVKKDSTSISQKHIEEMSEEWFKNNSSSNQKNEDREVGFTKEEIFLSDSGFDDIINIFGHDTRKNYSKKFRARWSLIDIGVNSLMNTSYEMYPVSNDFMDIDNNKSTEFALNLFRLPIGLSRTNNRIGLFTGLGVTWNNYRFNQSYTIEDKGGMVQPVSLSDENIIKSKLVTTYLSFPLMFQYQFAIPGSRVPLCISVGITGEIKLGSHTKVKTDTAKRKDHDDFQLVPFRYSYSARAKYGFISFYFKYYEPGLFQSGNGPTTTPMTFGIGLF
- the pepE gene encoding dipeptidase PepE gives rise to the protein MMQLLLISNSTMPGEAYLDYPKHEIKKFLGDSVKRALFIPYAAVTFSFDEYEQKVGERFSELGFEIKGIHRYDDPVKAVREAEAIVVGGGNTWQLVRMMHEQNLMPEIKKRVEEGVPYIGWSAGSNVACPYLKTTNDMPIVDPLGFDCCGMIPFQINPHYLDANPEGHGGETREQRIEEFLEANKEIFVAGLREGTMFKLADGKLSLIGSRSCRIFKHGEVPVELTEKDDLTFLMK